The following are from one region of the Deltaproteobacteria bacterium genome:
- a CDS encoding ATP-binding protein, translating into MEIFYWKDVQHKEVDFVVKDGDLVKDLIQACWDLSRPQTREREISALVRSMVLFKKDEGIVITGEYEGMESIDGRAIKFIPLWKWLLVPPE; encoded by the coding sequence ATGGAAATATTTTACTGGAAGGATGTTCAGCACAAAGAAGTCGATTTTGTCGTGAAAGACGGCGATTTGGTAAAGGACCTGATTCAGGCCTGCTGGGATTTGTCCAGACCCCAGACAAGGGAGCGCGAAATATCGGCGCTTGTCAGGTCTATGGTGTTGTTCAAAAAAGATGAGGGAATCGTCATCACCGGCGAATACGAAGGCATGGAAAGCATTGACGGCCGGGCAATTAAATTTATTCCGCTGTGGAAATGGTTGCTTGTCCCGCCCGAGTGA